Proteins found in one Panicum hallii strain FIL2 chromosome 4, PHallii_v3.1, whole genome shotgun sequence genomic segment:
- the LOC112890527 gene encoding uncharacterized protein LOC112890527, which translates to MERKVVVICILVIFLSLLSAGLAFAAEITKIQVSGTVTMEDGRCGYPSTPASLLGMLSTLFFLLAHIGIYTAAGCICCKIQHSHPNLKWIIGLICFTLSWLAFLPATLLLLHGAFLNDQGYKVGTNSYLEPACGGTSDGVFPSGGILVLACNFLAIGYYLALRPIKGILPIGEHQMRGSYEIAMGQPQFPPPLEILQV; encoded by the exons ATGGAGAGGAAGGTGGTGGTGATTTGTATATTGGTGATCTTCCTTAGCCTCCTCTCTGCTGGACTTGCTTTTGCGGCTGAGATCACTAAGATACAG GTTTCTGGTACTGTCACAATGGAGGATGGTCGATGTGGATACCCAAGCACTCCAGCTTCCCTTTTAGGGATGCTTTCTACTCTATTTTTCTTGTTAGCTCATATAGGAATTTATACAGCAGCCGGATGCATATGTTGCAAAATCCAACATAGTCATCCTAACTTGAAGTGGATAATAGGGTTAATCTGCTTCACTCTATCCTG GTTGGCTTTCTTACCAGCAACATTGCTACTGCTTCATGGTGCGTTCTTGAATGACCAAGGGTACAAGGTCGGCACTAACTCCTACTTGGAGCCTGCATGTGGGGGTACTAGTGATGGCGTGTTTCCTAGTGGTGGAATACTAGTTCTCGCTTGCAATTTCCTTGCCATAGGCTACTACCTCGCTCTGCGCCCAATAAAGGGCATCCTCCCAATTGGGGAGCACCAAATGCGAGGCAGCTACGAGATCGCCATGGGCCAACCACAGTTTCCGCCACCACTAGAGATATTACAAGTGTAG
- the LOC112889146 gene encoding G patch domain-containing protein TGH homolog: MGADSEEDDLVVYGTPIEREEDTSARKRRAVAEAGQLRALPAWKQEVRDEEGRRRFHGAFTGGFSAGFYNTVGSKEGWAPQTFTSSRKNRAEVKKQSIYSFLDEEDIKDMGGNALETSQQYDTFGFTAAEYAQKQASKEQKERPSAIPGPIPDELVVPTTNSIGVTLLMKMGWRQGRSIKDSHADSLYESRRNARKAFLALSSSKNDEDQDQSSDKPSIDQAVVGSLEEMHISGSTPVYVLHPKQDLHGLGFDPFKHAPEFRDRKTLQKSRDRDHKRNDVSVRGNLLISNSGHYAPGFGIGALEELDVEDEDIYASGFAYEQTEVDIEPSKISSDSNYKLDDRKRGFYLSFKIATNSEYKLERFLPPQIPDDFNAQHKFPTPVQSAEKFSDSAPLEVPPPEDTSLTLLIDGCAAMVARCGKHIEDFYKEKSKSNPQFMFLSGGDGCKYYMRKLWEHQQKYVGQQRPDSAKSKTSSEKLTAENRGRILGERPLDRSTKLHSPSLSAKEAVQLQSNLVDTFVKPISLDGLPESEKPFSNDPAKQVRFEQFLRDKYKGGLRAANIAPTSTMSEADRARERLDFEAAAEAIEKGKGKKVIDPSSVFSLPGMNEQRFVAATELESSVVPHDEKPIYPRREQFEWRPSPLLCKRFDIVDPFMGKPMPVQRPRSKIENLIFMTESNKGTKDEVESSSRSSQHVSMEGTTEAESQGTINDPDIEPSRMQRPVDLYKAIFSDDSDDDADEIPNTQPMDPAKTSEGANMALNRLVAEDFLESLGKELGLEVPPERPKVLSRPETLSAAGASVSSQNERITTTLTEVKESQISLGMVQVGNGNEDAVLASAEMLDLKCEEGNRTEENRSRHMHRQSKNHCPRSDSSSERHMSRKRRSHHHIRNGTPESDSASERHRNRRRKSHSRHRKGRSRTPDSDSSSDIKNERKRKEKRHHQTYTPDTDSSDHEHKERYRSSSRRSSDKDRSRKHSRHHKHRRRDHVDYS, encoded by the exons ATGGGGGCTGACAGCGAAGAAGATGACCTCGTGGTCTACGGGACGCCCATCGAGCGGGAGGAGGACACCTCCGCCCGCAAGCGACGGGCCGTCGCCGAGGCCGGGCAGCTCCGCGCTCTCCCCGCCTGGAAGCAGGAG GTGAGGGAtgaggaaggaagaagaagatttcATGGTGCATTTACTGGAGGCTTCTCTGCTGGCTTTTACAATACTGTTGGCTCAAAAGAGG GGTGGGCTCCACAGACGTTTACATCGTCACGAAAGAATAGAGCTGAGGTGAAAAAGCAAAGCATATATAGTTTTCTTGATGAGGAGGATATAAAG GATATGGGTGGTAATGCTTTGGAGACATCTCAGCAGTATGACACATTTGGTTTTACAGCTGCAGAATATGCTCAAAAACAAGCATCCAAGGAACAAAAGGAGAG ACCATCTGCTATACCAGGTCCGATACCTGATGAATTGGTGGTCCCCACCACAAATTCCATTG GTGTGACATTGCTAATGAAAATGGGTTGGCGCCAAGGACGCTCCATCAAGGACTCACATGCTGATTCTTTATATG AATCACGCAGGAATGCTAGAAAAGCTTTTCTTGCTCTCTCTAGCTCCAAGAATGATGAGGATCAAGATCAAAGTTCTGACAAGCCTAGCATAGATCAAGCTGTTGTGGGGTCACTCGAGGAAATGCATATATCTGGAAGTACACCT GTCTACGTACTTCATCCAAAACAGGATTTGCATGGATTAGGTTTTGATCCATTCAAGCATGCTCCTGAGTTTAGAG ACAGAAAAACATTGCAGAAGTCCAGAGATAGGGACCACAAAAGAAATGATGTTTCAGTGAGGGGAAATCTTCTGATTTCTAACT CAGGACATTATGCACCTGGCTTTGGGATTGGAGCTCTTGAAGAGCTTGATGTTGAAGATGAAGATATTTATGCATCAG GTTTTGCTTATGAACAAACTGAAGTGGACATTGAACCTTCAAAAATATCCAGCGACAGTAATTACAAACTTGATGACAGAAAAAGAGGTTTCTACCTGAGCTTTAAGATTGCCACAAATTCCGAGTACAAACTTGAAAG ATTCCTTCCTCCTCAGATCCCTGATGATTTTAATGCTCAACACAAGTTTCCTACTCCAGTTCAGTCTGCAGAGAAGTTTTCTGATTCAGCTCCTCTTGAGgttcctcctccagaagacaCTAGCTTGACACTATTAATTGACGGTTGTGCAGCAATGGTTGCACGTTGTGGGAAACATATTGAAGATTTCTACAAGGAGAAAAGCAAGTCAAACCCACAGTTCATGTTCCTTAGTGGAGGAGATGGCTGTAAATATTATATGAGAAAGTTATGGGAGCATCAGCAAAAATATGTTGGCCAGCAAAGGCCTGATTCTGCAAAGTCGAAGACTTCTTCTGAAAAATTGACAGCAGAGAATCGTGGGAGAATTCTTGGCGAAAGGCCCCTTGATAGAAGTACCAAACTACATAGCCCATCACTTTCTGCGAAGGAAGCAGTTCAACTGCAATCTAATCTCGTTGACACATTTGTCAAGCCAATATCCCTT GATGGTTTACCAGAGTCTGAGAAGCCTTTTAGCAATGATCCTGCCAAACAAGTTAGGTTTGAGCAATTTCTTAGAGATAAGTATAAGGGTGGTCTTCGCGCTGCAAATATTGCACCTACAAGTACTATGTCAGAGGCTGATCGCGCGCGAGAAAGGCTTGATTTTGAGGCTGCTGCAGAGGCAATTGAAAAGGGGAAGGGAAAAAAGGTTATTGATCCTTCATCAGTGTTCTCTTTGCCTGGAATGAATGAGCAACGCTTTGTTGCAGCAACTGAACTAGAG AGCTCTGTAGTGCCTCACGATgagaagcccatctatccacgAAGGGAGCAGTTCGAATGGCGGCCTTCACCATTACTGTGCAAACGTTTTGATATCGTTGACCCTTTCATGGGGAAG CCAATGCCTGTTCAAagaccaagaagcaagatcgagAACCTTATCTTTATGACAGAATCAAATAAGGGAACAAAGGATGAAGTGGAGAGCTCGAGTAGGAGTTCACAGCATGTTTCTATGGAAGGGACAACAGAGGCTGAGTCGCAGGGAACCATTAATGACCCTGACATTGAGCCCAGCAGGATGCAAAGACCTGTTGATCTTTACAAG GCTATCTTTTCCGACGACTCAGATGATGATGCGGATGAAATTCCTAATACTCAACCAATGGATCCAGCAAAGACAAGTGAAGGTGCCAACATGGCTCTCAACCGTCTTGTTGCTGAGGATTTCCTAGAATCATTGGGTAAAGAACTGGGATTAGAGGTTCCACCAGAAAGACCTAAAGTTTTATCTAGACCTGAAACACTTTCAGCTGCTGGTGCCAGTGTCTCATCTCAGAATGAAAGAATAACAACTACCCTCACAGAAGTAAAGGAGAGTCAGATCTCTCTTGGCATGGTGCAAGTTGGCAATGGCAATGAAGATGCTGTATTAGCCAGTGCTGaaatgcttgatttgaaatGTGAGGAGGGGAATAGAACTGAGGAAAACAGGTCTCGCCATATGCATCGGCAAAGCAAGAATCATTGCCCTAGGTCTGATTCATCTAGTGAACGACATATGAGTAGGAAAAGAAGATCACATCATCACATCCGGAATGGAACTCCAGAATCTGACTCTGCTAGTGAACGCCACAGGAACAGGAGAAGAAAATCTCATTCAAGGCACAGAAAAGGCAGGAGTAGAACTCCAGATAGTGATTCTTCCAGTGACATCAAAAATGAGAGAAAACGCAAGGAGAAAAGGCATCACCAAACGTACACACCTGATACCGACTCTAGTGATCATGAACACAAGGAAAGATATAGATCTAGTAGTAGAAGATCATCTGATAAAGACAGAAGCCGAAAGCATTCTAGACATCATAAGCACAGAAGAAGGGATCATGTAGATTATTCATGA
- the LOC112889147 gene encoding uncharacterized protein LOC112889147, whose amino-acid sequence MMRKPQGSVFVFVLSMMCRSGPGTRPTIACSEILWQLLGGMTGSGHCTGRPVQGVPSFRGNIRRSRGIMMDFGQGRQGVHVLEVTATARATSLPGVVTAALPFGKHGRQGGRRCEHGGPRRELLPWWSHTKEVGDLPVTSPPAKRKEAEKVRLVMIRATRRAITLTRTRRLSICILEIPFRYWLF is encoded by the exons ATGATGCGGAAACCCCAAG GGAGTGTGTTCGTTTTCGTGCTGTCTATGATGTGCCGGTCTGGCCCTGGCACCAGGCCTACCATAGCTTGCTCCGAGATTCTGTGGCAGCTCCTGGGAGGGATGACGGGCTCAGGCCACTGTACGGGTCGTCCGGTCCAGGGTGTTCCTTCGTTCCGTGGCAACATCCGTCGCAGCCGCGGCATCATGATGGACTTTGGACAGGGAAGGCAGGGCGTCCACGTCCTCGAGGTGACGGCGACAGCGAGGGCGACGTCGCTGCCTGGAGTCGTCACCGCTGCACTGCCGTTTGGTAAGCACGGCAGGCAGGGAGGAAGACGATGTGAACACGGAGGCCCTCGCAGGGAGCTCCTCCCATGGTGGTCGCACACAAAGGAGGTGGGTGACCTACCGGTCACCAGTCCTCCGGCCAAACGAAAAGAAGCAGAAAAAGTTAGGCTGGTGATGATCCGCGCCACACGACGTGCGATCACGTTGACACGAACCCGTCGCCTCTCGATTTGTATACTGGAGATTCCGTTCCGTTACTGGCTGTTTTAA